The sequence below is a genomic window from Mycobacterium sp. ITM-2016-00316.
CCCGGCGGCGGTGAATCCGCAAGGCGCAGCGGGTAACGGCGTGGCGGGGGTGAAGCTCGCCGCCGAAGACGACGCGGTGATTGCGGCGCTCCCGGTGTCGTGCGGCAACGGTGAAGCGATCCTGTCGATCTCCGAGAAGGCCTGGAAGGTAACCGAAGTCGCCGATATACCGGTGAAGGGCCGGGGCGGAGCCGGCGTCGGTTTCCACCCGCTCGTCAACGGTGAGACCGCGCTGCTGTCGGCGGCCATCTCGGCGACCGGATTCGTGCGCGGGAAGCGGTCGGTGCGGGCGGAGAAGCGCGCCAAGGCTTCGGTCAAGGGCTCCGGGGCGGATGTGACCCCGGCGGAGTAGCGAATGCTCGCCGTCAACCGCCGAGGATGAGTCCGGTGAGCCAGACCAGCGCGGCACTGCAGGCTTCGTCCGCCTCCTCGATGGATTGCGTGCTGGTCAGGAACGCCAGGCGCAGTCCGTCGACGGCGGCCACCACGATCTGTCCCGCCAGCGTGGGCTCGGGAGCGCCGAGCACGTCAAACAGGTGGGCGAAGAGGTCGTTGGTCTCGTCCTGCCAGGCACGGACCTCGTCGCGCATGGACGGCTTGGCCACGGCATACAGTTGCAATTCGTACTGCGCACGCATGTAGACGCGGCCACGCGGTTCGGACACCATGACCTGGCGCAGCCACTGGTCCACCGCGGCGCGCACCTTCGCCGGCTCGCTCTGAGCCATGGCCGCCAACCGGGCGGTGTTCGCCCTCATCTCGGCCAGCTCCGTGGCCACGGTGTGCCGGAAGGCCGCGGCGATGATGTCCTCGCGGGACGCGTAGTGGTAGGTGGTCGACGACAGCGAGACCCCGGCCGTCTGTGCGACGGCCCGGTGCGTCAATGCGTCGATACCCTTGTGACCGGCCACCTCGATGGCCGCGTCGACGATGTCAGCGCAGATCTGTTCCGCCGTCTTGCGGGTAGCGATCGCCCACTCTCCTACTTTCGGTACCGGGGTACCGGCGGTACAGGTGTACTTGCAGACCGTTCAGCTTACTCAGGCATCGACGCCGCGGGCCGCTCACACACCGGCGCGGGATCGAAGGGCGGTTGTGGTACAAATGTACTTACGGTACAAATGTACTCATAGGTCGCCGACACCCCGGACGGGAGACACCGTGGAGCACCTTCCGGCACCGTCGGGCGCGGGTGACCGGTCTGTGGCCGGCGCCGAGCTGGTCGCACGTT
It includes:
- a CDS encoding TetR family transcriptional regulator encodes the protein MAGHKGIDALTHRAVAQTAGVSLSSTTYHYASREDIIAAAFRHTVATELAEMRANTARLAAMAQSEPAKVRAAVDQWLRQVMVSEPRGRVYMRAQYELQLYAVAKPSMRDEVRAWQDETNDLFAHLFDVLGAPEPTLAGQIVVAAVDGLRLAFLTSTQSIEEADEACSAALVWLTGLILGG